Proteins from a single region of Mumia flava:
- the dapE gene encoding succinyl-diaminopimelate desuccinylase yields MSGDLPVDSDVVALTAALVDIESVSRAEQRIADAVERVLRAAPHLSVVRDGHTLVARTDLGRPERVVVAGHLDTVPINDNLPSRIVGDDLWGCGSCDMKGGVAVALRAAAGIADPVRDVTYVFYEAEEVEASANGLGRLARERPELLDGDFAILMEPSVAGVEAGCQGTIRIDLTTRGERAHSARSWMGVNAIHGLEPALRTLASYEPRRPVIDGLEYHEGLNAVAVSGGVAGNVVPDAATLTVNFRFAPDRTEDEALAHLREVFDGYEIAVTDSAPGAMPGLDRPAAADFVAAIGAEPRPKFGWTDVAQFTRLGIPAVNYGPGDPLLAHKQDEHVPLAHLRDVERALHGWLRGAPTA; encoded by the coding sequence GTGAGCGGCGACCTGCCGGTGGACTCCGACGTCGTGGCGCTGACGGCGGCGCTCGTCGACATCGAGTCCGTGAGTCGGGCCGAGCAGCGGATCGCCGACGCGGTCGAGCGTGTCCTCCGGGCCGCGCCGCACCTGTCGGTCGTGCGCGACGGGCACACGCTGGTCGCCCGCACCGATCTGGGCCGCCCGGAGCGGGTCGTGGTCGCGGGGCACCTCGACACGGTCCCGATCAACGACAACCTCCCGTCCCGCATCGTCGGCGACGACCTGTGGGGATGCGGTTCCTGCGACATGAAGGGCGGTGTCGCGGTCGCGCTGCGGGCAGCGGCCGGCATCGCCGACCCGGTCCGCGACGTCACCTACGTCTTCTACGAGGCCGAGGAGGTCGAGGCCTCCGCGAACGGGCTCGGCCGTCTCGCCCGGGAGCGGCCCGAGCTGCTCGACGGCGACTTCGCGATCCTGATGGAGCCGTCGGTCGCCGGGGTCGAGGCCGGGTGCCAGGGGACGATCCGGATCGACCTCACCACCCGCGGCGAGCGCGCGCACTCGGCCCGGTCGTGGATGGGCGTCAACGCGATCCACGGGCTCGAGCCCGCGCTGCGGACACTGGCGTCGTACGAGCCGCGGCGTCCGGTGATCGACGGCCTGGAGTACCACGAGGGCCTGAACGCCGTCGCGGTCTCCGGTGGCGTGGCCGGCAACGTCGTCCCCGACGCCGCGACCCTGACGGTGAACTTCCGCTTCGCCCCGGACCGTACGGAGGACGAGGCGCTGGCCCACCTGCGCGAGGTCTTCGACGGCTACGAGATCGCGGTGACCGACTCGGCGCCGGGAGCGATGCCCGGGCTGGACCGCCCGGCCGCGGCGGACTTCGTCGCGGCGATCGGCGCCGAGCCGCGCCCGAAGTTCGGATGGACCGACGTCGCGCAGTTCACCCGTCTCGGCATCCCCGCGGTGAACTACGGTCCCGGAGATCCGCTGCTCGCCCACAAGCAGGACGAGCACGTGCCGCTCGCGCACCTGCGGGACGTGGAGCGTGCGCTGCACGGGTGGCTCCGGGGCGCACCGACGGCCTGA
- a CDS encoding DivIVA domain-containing protein — MFWILVVIGALAAGAAVTVLATSFGALGGPADSRRDLMVPTDRPLRADDLAAVRFSWAWRGYARDEVDGLLARLEADAREREAPTGSAEHDGDADSSPPAGPGERAAPPVDTGAAGDPSAR; from the coding sequence ATGTTCTGGATCCTCGTGGTGATCGGCGCCCTCGCTGCGGGCGCCGCCGTGACGGTGCTCGCGACCTCGTTCGGTGCCCTCGGCGGGCCGGCCGACTCGCGGCGCGACCTGATGGTTCCGACGGATCGTCCGCTGCGGGCCGACGACCTCGCCGCCGTGCGCTTCAGCTGGGCGTGGCGCGGCTACGCCCGCGACGAGGTGGACGGTCTGCTCGCGCGCCTGGAGGCCGACGCGCGGGAGCGGGAGGCCCCCACGGGGAGCGCCGAGCACGACGGTGACGCGGACAGCTCGCCTCCCGCGGGCCCGGGGGAGCGTGCGGCTCCGCCGGTCGACACGGGGGCCGCAGGCGATCCGAGCGCGCGATGA
- a CDS encoding TetR/AcrR family transcriptional regulator, whose amino-acid sequence MRISAEQRREQLIEAALSVAKREGVGAVSTRTVAAEAGATPGIVHYVFSSMDELLRAMIQRLATSYVTTLEEVEQSEPPDVVSMLERALEQTWATVEADPEAHLLTFEVTQHALRNPAFADFAAWQYETYRQTARAVFERVATVCEIEWTVSLDLLSRMLVATNDGVVMAWLVDRDSQKAREVYGAFIDQVVAFARPAQRSVDA is encoded by the coding sequence GTGCGGATCTCGGCGGAGCAGCGTCGTGAGCAGCTGATCGAGGCAGCGTTGTCGGTTGCCAAGCGTGAGGGCGTCGGGGCGGTCAGCACCCGCACGGTCGCTGCGGAGGCGGGGGCGACTCCGGGGATCGTCCACTACGTCTTCTCGTCGATGGACGAGCTGCTGCGGGCGATGATCCAGCGGCTCGCCACCTCGTACGTCACGACGCTGGAGGAGGTCGAGCAGTCCGAGCCGCCCGACGTGGTCTCGATGCTCGAGCGCGCGCTGGAGCAGACCTGGGCCACCGTCGAGGCCGACCCCGAGGCGCACCTGCTCACCTTCGAGGTCACCCAGCACGCCCTCCGCAACCCCGCGTTCGCCGACTTCGCGGCGTGGCAGTACGAGACGTACCGCCAGACCGCCCGCGCCGTCTTCGAGCGGGTCGCCACGGTCTGCGAGATCGAGTGGACGGTGTCCCTGGACCTGCTGTCGCGCATGCTCGTGGCGACCAACGACGGCGTGGTGATGGCGTGGCTGGTCGACCGTGACTCGCAGAAGGCGCGCGAGGTCTACGGCGCGTTCATCGATCAGGTGGTCGCCTTCGCACGTCCCGCACAGCGGTCCGTCGACGCCTGA
- a CDS encoding TIGR00730 family Rossman fold protein produces the protein MDDPRWYSDRDWYADDPDVGLDGTPGPEQITGPVLRRREGIIGTTTDQRLLDSSGRADWVHTDPWRVMRITAEFVEGFGALAELGPAVSVFGSARTRPEAPEYDQAREIGRRLAEAGLAVITGGGPGVMEAANRGACEAGGMSVGLGIELPFEERMNRWVDLGVHFRYFFARKTMFVKYAQGFVVLPGGFGTLDELFEALTLAQTRKVTSFPVVLVGTTYWQGLIDWLSSSALEAGMIAPEDVERLQVTDDLDEVVSAFRTSAAS, from the coding sequence ATGGACGATCCGCGCTGGTACTCCGACCGCGACTGGTACGCCGACGATCCCGACGTGGGCCTCGACGGCACGCCCGGGCCGGAGCAGATCACCGGTCCCGTGCTGCGACGCCGCGAGGGGATCATCGGCACCACGACCGACCAGCGGCTGCTGGACTCCAGCGGCCGGGCCGACTGGGTGCACACCGATCCCTGGCGGGTCATGCGGATCACCGCCGAGTTCGTCGAGGGGTTCGGTGCGCTGGCGGAGCTGGGTCCCGCCGTCAGCGTCTTCGGGTCGGCCCGGACCCGGCCGGAGGCTCCGGAGTACGACCAGGCGCGCGAGATCGGACGACGGCTCGCCGAGGCGGGTCTCGCCGTGATCACCGGGGGCGGACCTGGCGTGATGGAGGCGGCGAACCGCGGTGCGTGCGAGGCGGGCGGGATGTCGGTCGGGCTCGGGATCGAGCTGCCGTTCGAGGAGCGGATGAACCGCTGGGTCGACCTCGGCGTGCACTTCCGCTACTTCTTCGCACGCAAGACGATGTTCGTGAAGTACGCCCAGGGGTTCGTCGTCCTTCCCGGTGGGTTCGGGACGCTCGACGAGCTGTTCGAGGCTCTGACGCTGGCCCAGACGCGGAAGGTGACGTCGTTCCCGGTCGTGCTGGTCGGGACCACCTACTGGCAGGGGCTGATCGACTGGTTGTCCTCCTCGGCGCTGGAGGCCGGCATGATCGCCCCCGAGGACGTCGAGCGCCTCCAGGTGACCGACGATCTCGACGAGGTGGTGTCCGCGTTCCGCACGTCGGCGGCCTCGTGA
- a CDS encoding VOC family protein, with the protein MTPQQHEDRVDEQPAPEDTAAVARFQSLCIDVTDARAMAPFWAAALGLTAQVRDDGQALLRGATPEHTVWINEVPEPRTVKQRVHLDVHAVSVAEYERLGARVLPAREPQGWTVMADPEGGELCVFERDDAWWDGERTTGGEAERDGYRLYEVVVDAADARRIADWWAGVLGVEAVHEEGASAIEPMPGAPFACWVFGDVPEPKTVKNRIHPDLTVDSQSGVDELVRRGATVLRRPDDEIDWTVMADPEGNEFVVFVDESAPPPAAEAAS; encoded by the coding sequence ATGACGCCCCAGCAGCACGAGGACAGGGTGGACGAGCAGCCGGCGCCCGAGGATACAGCGGCCGTCGCCCGTTTCCAGTCCCTCTGCATCGACGTCACGGACGCCCGCGCGATGGCGCCGTTCTGGGCGGCTGCCCTCGGTTTGACCGCCCAGGTGCGCGACGACGGCCAGGCTCTGCTGCGCGGCGCGACGCCCGAGCACACGGTCTGGATCAACGAGGTGCCGGAGCCGCGCACCGTCAAGCAGCGGGTGCACCTCGACGTGCACGCCGTCTCGGTGGCGGAGTACGAGCGGCTGGGCGCTCGGGTCCTGCCCGCGCGGGAGCCGCAGGGCTGGACGGTGATGGCCGACCCCGAGGGCGGCGAGCTGTGCGTCTTCGAGCGCGACGACGCCTGGTGGGACGGTGAGCGTACGACCGGTGGCGAGGCGGAGCGGGACGGCTACCGGCTGTACGAGGTGGTCGTCGACGCCGCGGACGCGCGACGGATCGCCGACTGGTGGGCCGGTGTTCTGGGGGTCGAGGCCGTCCACGAGGAGGGTGCGAGCGCGATCGAGCCGATGCCCGGCGCGCCGTTCGCGTGCTGGGTCTTCGGCGACGTCCCGGAGCCGAAGACGGTCAAGAACCGCATCCACCCGGACCTCACCGTGGACTCTCAGAGCGGCGTCGACGAGCTGGTGCGCCGCGGCGCCACCGTCCTGCGCCGCCCCGACGACGAGATCGACTGGACCGTGATGGCCGACCCCGAGGGCAACGAGTTCGTGGTGTTCGTCGACGAGAGCGCACCGCCGCCCGCAGCGGAGGCCGCGTCGTGA
- a CDS encoding DNA-3-methyladenine glycosylase I has translation MSGVVVGEDGLARCGWAVSSETMQVYHDVEWGRRVSDERGLFERLTLEAFQSGLAWATVLRKRDRFREVFADFEPATVASFDGAKVATLLEDVGIIRNRTKIEATIANAGAVLRLDGGFADLVWSFAPGPRPRPRSTADVPAVTAESKAMAAELKRHGFVFVGPTTAYALMQATGMVDDHLEDCHVRTSES, from the coding sequence ATGAGCGGAGTCGTCGTCGGGGAGGACGGCCTCGCGCGCTGCGGATGGGCGGTCTCGTCGGAGACGATGCAGGTCTACCACGACGTCGAGTGGGGGCGCCGAGTCTCCGACGAGCGCGGACTGTTCGAGCGGTTGACGCTCGAGGCGTTCCAGTCGGGCCTCGCCTGGGCGACGGTCCTGCGCAAGCGGGACCGGTTCCGGGAGGTGTTCGCGGACTTCGAGCCCGCCACGGTGGCGAGCTTCGACGGCGCGAAGGTCGCGACGTTGCTGGAGGACGTCGGGATCATCCGCAACCGGACGAAGATCGAGGCCACGATCGCCAACGCAGGTGCGGTCCTGCGGCTCGACGGCGGCTTCGCTGACCTGGTGTGGTCCTTCGCGCCGGGCCCCCGACCGCGTCCACGCTCGACCGCGGACGTTCCCGCCGTCACGGCGGAGTCGAAGGCGATGGCGGCCGAGCTCAAGCGCCACGGATTCGTCTTCGTGGGCCCCACCACCGCGTACGCCCTGATGCAGGCGACCGGGATGGTCGACGACCACCTCGAGGACTGCCACGTGCGGACGAGCGAGTCGTGA